In Sphingomonas sp., a single window of DNA contains:
- a CDS encoding NADH-quinone oxidoreductase subunit A has product MVDLSQYLPILIFLGIALLLSGTFVFLPMLVSRLTGTNKPSPEKLTEYECGFPAFEDSRSQFDVRFYLVAILFIVFDLEAAFLYPWAVSVFKLGWTAWISMMIFVAELALGLIYAWKKGALEWE; this is encoded by the coding sequence TTGGTCGACCTGTCACAATATCTGCCGATCCTGATATTCCTTGGGATCGCCCTGTTGCTCTCGGGCACGTTCGTGTTCCTGCCGATGCTCGTCTCGCGCCTGACCGGCACGAACAAGCCGTCGCCGGAAAAGCTCACCGAATATGAGTGCGGCTTCCCCGCCTTCGAGGATTCGCGCAGCCAGTTCGACGTGCGCTTCTACCTCGTCGCGATCCTGTTCATCGTGTTCGATCTGGAAGCGGCGTTCCTGTATCCGTGGGCGGTGAGCGTGTTCAAGCTCGGCTGGACCGCCTGGATTTCGATGATGATCTTTGTCGCCGAGCTGGCGCTCGGCCTAATCTATGCGTGGAAGAAGGGAGCCCTGGAATGGGAGTAG
- the nuoF gene encoding NADH-quinone oxidoreductase subunit NuoF, with protein MLQDKDRIFTNLYGYQPWNLDAARARGAWDNTKALLELGQDTIIDRIKASGLRGRGGAGFPTGMKWSFMPKNPTPERPSFLVINADESEPGSCKDREIIRHDPHLLIEGALVAGFAMRARAAYIYIRGEYIREAETLFAAVAEAYAAGLVGKNACGSGYDFDVFVHRGAGAYICGEETAMIESLEGKKGQPRLKPPFPAGAGLYGCPTTVNNVESIAVAPTILRRSPEWFASFGNENNKGTKLFQISGHVEKPCVVEESMSISFRELIEKHCGGIRGGWDNLLAVIPGGSSVPLVPAAQIMDCAMDFDGLKAVGSGLGTAAVIVMDKSTDIVRAISRLSYFYKHESCGQCTPCREGTGWMWRVMERLRTGDADISEIDTLQQVTKQVEGHTICALGDAAAWPIQGLIKHFRPEMERRINERRSGGLETMQEAAE; from the coding sequence GTGCTTCAAGACAAGGACCGCATCTTCACCAATCTCTATGGCTACCAGCCGTGGAATCTCGACGCGGCGCGTGCGCGTGGCGCGTGGGATAACACCAAGGCGCTGCTGGAGCTGGGCCAGGATACCATCATCGACCGCATCAAGGCCTCGGGCCTGCGCGGGCGTGGCGGTGCCGGCTTCCCGACGGGCATGAAGTGGAGCTTCATGCCGAAGAACCCGACGCCCGAGCGTCCGAGCTTCCTCGTCATCAACGCCGACGAGTCCGAGCCGGGTTCGTGCAAGGACCGCGAGATCATCCGCCACGATCCGCACCTGCTGATCGAAGGCGCCTTGGTCGCGGGCTTCGCGATGCGGGCGCGTGCGGCCTATATCTACATCCGCGGCGAATATATCCGCGAGGCCGAGACGCTGTTCGCAGCGGTCGCCGAGGCCTATGCCGCCGGGCTGGTGGGCAAGAATGCCTGCGGTTCGGGCTATGACTTCGACGTCTTCGTCCATCGCGGCGCCGGCGCCTATATCTGCGGCGAAGAGACCGCGATGATCGAGAGCCTGGAAGGCAAGAAGGGCCAGCCGCGCCTCAAGCCGCCATTCCCGGCGGGTGCGGGCCTCTATGGCTGCCCGACAACGGTCAACAACGTCGAGTCGATCGCGGTCGCCCCGACGATCCTGCGTCGCAGCCCCGAATGGTTCGCCAGCTTCGGCAACGAGAACAACAAGGGCACCAAGCTCTTCCAGATCTCGGGCCATGTCGAGAAGCCCTGTGTGGTCGAGGAGTCGATGTCGATCTCCTTCCGCGAGCTGATCGAGAAACATTGCGGCGGCATTCGCGGCGGCTGGGACAATCTGCTCGCGGTGATCCCGGGCGGTTCGTCGGTGCCGCTGGTGCCGGCCGCCCAGATCATGGACTGCGCGATGGATTTCGACGGCCTCAAGGCAGTCGGCTCGGGCCTCGGCACCGCCGCGGTGATCGTGATGGACAAGTCGACCGACATCGTCCGCGCGATCAGCCGTCTCTCCTACTTCTACAAGCATGAGAGCTGCGGCCAGTGCACCCCGTGCCGTGAAGGCACCGGCTGGATGTGGCGCGTGATGGAGCGGCTGCGCACCGGCGACGCCGACATCAGCGAGATCGACACGCTGCAGCAGGTGACCAAGCAGGTCGAAGGCCACACCATCTGCGCCCTGGGCGACGCGGCCGCCTGGCCGATCCAGGGCCTGATCAAGCATTTCCGCCCGGAAATGGAGCGCCGTATCAACGAGCGCCGTTCGGGCGGCCTCGAAACCATGCAAGAGGCGGCAGAGTAA
- a CDS encoding PAS domain-containing methyl-accepting chemotaxis protein has translation MNMEVTGLGKGRGGAQADEEFSHAVGAVLDRLYTVAEFSPDGTLTRANQHFLDAMGCLLETVIGQHHRFFCDPQRAASPEYEAFWERLRAGETIEETERRNGCDGKDAWLAGYYAPVLDDKGKVKNIILIARDVRAAKMEAALNSNTLKAFSRGTAMIEFDLAGRVLSANENFCTLMGYKAEEIVGQQHRIFCTEDHARSPAYRQFWERLGRGEFDGGLYKRVAKDGSDRWIQATYSPILDHQGLPVKVVKFAMDVTKQQVESAEAAGKLAAIDRSTAVIEFDTNGYVIAANEMFLQTMGYERGELIGKHHRTCCDPDFVKTEDYNNFWRALAAGEYQAGIFPRIGKDSRRVWIRATYNPIVDADGKLIKVVKYAYDITEQKQRAADAEGKVAAISRAQAVIEFTPEGMVLEANDNFLSATGYRREDVVGKHHRMFCDAELVNSQEYARFWADLAHGEYVAGEFRRRNKNGEEIWLNATYNPIFDGLGNVVKVVKFATNITERKKAAIEGKSRAQAVDRSLATIEFSLDGEILTANENFLSTMGYTLREIQGRHHSMFVDPQHLKSKEYGDFWRALGRGEGQSGRFHRIGKYDRDVFIQASYSPVFDLQGNPSRVIKYAYDVTDQVMLERKIAAKTEQMQGVVGDLSDAIKTISDGAASATGLASETQAAADRGTSAIEGTIESMELMAASSKKIASIVDVIGDLAGQTNLLAFNAAIEAARAGEHGVGFSIVAEEVRKLAERSASAAEEINRLIGESSERVAQGTDRSRSARNAFEAIAGCVEKTTGAISGIAQSVGAQRETSRQVVAMIDELATSTHGKI, from the coding sequence ATGAACATGGAAGTGACGGGCCTGGGCAAGGGACGGGGCGGCGCGCAGGCGGATGAGGAATTCAGTCATGCAGTTGGAGCGGTACTCGACCGGCTCTATACGGTCGCCGAATTCAGCCCCGACGGCACCCTGACGCGTGCGAACCAGCACTTCCTCGATGCGATGGGTTGCCTCCTCGAAACCGTGATCGGGCAGCATCACCGCTTCTTCTGCGACCCACAACGCGCCGCAAGCCCCGAGTACGAAGCCTTCTGGGAGCGGTTGCGCGCCGGTGAGACGATCGAGGAGACCGAGCGTCGCAACGGCTGCGACGGCAAGGACGCCTGGCTCGCCGGCTATTACGCACCGGTGCTCGACGACAAGGGCAAGGTCAAGAACATCATCCTCATCGCTCGTGACGTGCGCGCCGCGAAGATGGAGGCCGCGCTCAACAGCAATACGCTCAAGGCCTTCAGCCGCGGGACGGCGATGATCGAATTCGATCTTGCCGGCAGGGTGCTCAGCGCCAATGAAAATTTCTGCACATTGATGGGCTACAAGGCCGAGGAGATCGTCGGCCAGCAGCATCGCATCTTCTGCACGGAGGACCATGCGCGCTCGCCCGCCTATCGTCAGTTCTGGGAGCGCCTGGGTCGCGGCGAGTTTGACGGCGGGCTGTACAAGCGCGTCGCGAAGGACGGCAGCGATCGCTGGATCCAGGCGACCTACAGCCCCATCCTCGATCACCAGGGCCTACCGGTGAAGGTCGTCAAATTCGCGATGGACGTGACCAAGCAGCAGGTCGAGAGCGCGGAAGCCGCGGGCAAGCTGGCCGCGATCGATCGCTCCACCGCGGTGATCGAATTCGATACCAACGGCTATGTCATCGCGGCGAACGAGATGTTCCTGCAGACGATGGGCTATGAGCGCGGCGAACTGATCGGCAAGCACCACCGCACCTGCTGCGATCCCGACTTCGTGAAGACCGAGGACTACAATAATTTCTGGCGGGCGCTGGCGGCCGGCGAATATCAGGCGGGCATCTTCCCGCGGATCGGCAAGGACAGTCGCCGGGTCTGGATCCGCGCGACCTACAACCCGATCGTCGATGCCGACGGCAAGCTGATCAAGGTGGTGAAATACGCCTATGACATCACCGAGCAGAAGCAGCGCGCTGCCGATGCCGAGGGCAAGGTCGCCGCGATCAGCCGCGCGCAGGCGGTGATCGAGTTCACCCCGGAAGGCATGGTGCTCGAGGCAAACGATAATTTCCTGAGCGCTACGGGCTATCGCCGTGAGGATGTGGTGGGCAAGCATCACCGGATGTTCTGCGATGCCGAACTGGTCAATTCGCAGGAATATGCGCGATTCTGGGCCGATCTGGCGCATGGCGAATATGTCGCCGGGGAGTTCCGCCGCCGCAACAAGAACGGCGAGGAGATCTGGCTGAATGCGACCTACAACCCGATTTTCGACGGGCTGGGCAATGTGGTGAAGGTGGTCAAGTTCGCCACCAACATCACCGAACGCAAGAAGGCCGCGATCGAAGGCAAGAGCCGTGCTCAGGCGGTCGACCGCAGCCTCGCCACCATCGAGTTCAGCCTCGACGGCGAAATCCTGACCGCGAACGAGAATTTCCTGTCGACGATGGGCTACACGCTGCGCGAGATCCAGGGGCGCCATCACTCGATGTTCGTCGATCCGCAGCACCTCAAGTCGAAGGAATATGGCGACTTCTGGCGCGCGCTCGGCCGCGGCGAGGGCCAGTCCGGGCGTTTCCACCGGATCGGCAAATATGATCGCGACGTGTTCATCCAGGCGAGCTACTCCCCGGTGTTCGACCTGCAGGGCAACCCGTCGCGGGTGATCAAATACGCCTATGACGTCACCGATCAGGTGATGCTGGAGCGCAAGATCGCCGCGAAGACCGAGCAGATGCAGGGCGTCGTCGGCGACCTTTCCGACGCGATCAAGACGATCAGCGACGGCGCGGCGAGCGCGACCGGGCTCGCCAGCGAGACGCAGGCGGCGGCGGACCGCGGCACCAGCGCGATCGAAGGTACGATCGAGTCGATGGAGCTGATGGCGGCGTCGTCCAAGAAGATCGCCAGCATCGTCGACGTGATCGGCGATCTTGCGGGCCAGACCAATTTGCTCGCCTTCAACGCCGCGATCGAAGCGGCGCGTGCCGGCGAGCACGGCGTCGGCTTCTCGATCGTCGCCGAGGAGGTGCGCAAGCTTGCCGAGCGCAGCGCCTCCGCCGCAGAGGAAATCAACCGCCTCATCGGCGAATCGAGCGAGCGGGTGGCGCAAGGCACCGATCGGTCGCGTTCGGCGCGCAATGCGTTCGAGGCGATCGCCGGCTGTGTCGAAAAGACCACCGGCGCAATCTCGGGCATCGCCCAGTCGGTCGGCGCGCAGCGCGAGACCTCGCGCCAGGTCGTGGCGATGATCGACGAACTCGCGACCTCCACCCACGGCAAGATCTGA
- a CDS encoding NuoB/complex I 20 kDa subunit family protein has translation MGVELSSAPPAGTLPDVGFLNDINAEISDKGFLVTSTEELFQWARTGSLWWMTFGLACCAVEMIHVNMPRYDMERFGAAPRASPRQSDVMIVAGTLCNKMAPALRRVYDQMSEPKYVISMGSCANGGGYYHYSYSVVRGCDRVVPVDIYVPGCPPTAEALLYGVMQLQRKIRRIGSLDR, from the coding sequence ATGGGAGTAGAGCTTTCGTCGGCGCCCCCGGCCGGTACGCTCCCGGACGTCGGCTTCCTGAACGACATCAATGCCGAGATCTCGGACAAGGGTTTCCTGGTCACCTCCACCGAGGAGCTGTTCCAGTGGGCCCGTACCGGCTCGCTGTGGTGGATGACCTTCGGCCTGGCCTGCTGCGCGGTGGAGATGATCCACGTCAACATGCCGCGCTACGACATGGAGCGCTTCGGCGCCGCCCCGCGCGCGTCGCCGCGTCAGTCGGACGTGATGATCGTCGCGGGCACGCTGTGCAACAAGATGGCCCCGGCACTGCGCCGGGTCTATGACCAGATGTCGGAACCCAAGTACGTGATTTCGATGGGCAGCTGCGCCAATGGCGGCGGCTATTACCACTATAGCTACAGCGTCGTGCGCGGTTGCGATCGCGTGGTGCCCGTGGACATCTACGTCCCCGGCTGCCCGCCGACCGCCGAGGCGCTGCTCTACGGCGTGATGCAGCTGCAGCGGAAGATCCGCCGCATCGGGAGCCTGGACCGGTGA
- the efp gene encoding elongation factor P yields the protein MKISGVDIRPGNIIEYEGGIWRAVKIQHTQPGKGGAYMQVELKNLRDGRKNNVRFRSAETVERVRLDTKDFQFLYPEGDMLVFMDKETYDQTTLPRDLLGDAAAFLQDGMDVVMELYDEEAISVQLPDTIEATIVEADAVVKGQTASSSYKPAVLDNGVRVMVPPHIGSGTRIVVDVYEQTYVRRAD from the coding sequence ATGAAGATCAGCGGCGTGGACATCCGTCCCGGCAACATCATCGAATATGAGGGCGGCATCTGGCGCGCCGTCAAGATTCAGCACACCCAGCCCGGCAAGGGCGGTGCCTATATGCAGGTCGAACTCAAGAACCTGCGCGACGGCCGCAAGAACAACGTCCGCTTCCGCTCGGCCGAGACCGTGGAGCGCGTGCGCCTCGACACCAAGGATTTCCAGTTCCTGTATCCGGAAGGCGACATGCTCGTGTTCATGGACAAGGAAACCTACGACCAGACCACGCTGCCGCGGGACCTGCTCGGCGATGCCGCCGCCTTCCTGCAGGACGGCATGGACGTGGTGATGGAACTCTATGACGAAGAGGCGATCAGCGTCCAGCTGCCCGACACGATCGAAGCGACGATCGTCGAGGCCGACGCGGTGGTGAAGGGCCAGACGGCTTCCTCCTCGTACAAGCCGGCCGTGCTCGACAACGGCGTGCGCGTGATGGTGCCGCCGCATATCGGCAGCGGCACGCGCATCGTCGTCGACGTGTACGAGCAGACCTACGTCCGCCGCGCGGACTGA
- a CDS encoding NAD(P)H-dependent oxidoreductase subunit E, protein MADAPQLPDEAEVRARWGNFAWTPANAEKAREIMGRYPAGRQMSCTIPFLDLAQRQVGAETNTQGWLPVPVIEFVARQLDMPYIRVFEVATFYTMFNLVPVGRYHVQVCGTTPCMLRGSDDVMAACKSRGLKKGHTTADGLFTLTEVECMGNCSSAPMVQINDDNFEDLDYDRTLAILDALAKGESPKTGTQEPGRHTVEPLGGPTTLTAMVNENHDYRGEW, encoded by the coding sequence ATGGCTGACGCTCCCCAACTCCCCGACGAAGCCGAAGTGCGCGCGCGCTGGGGCAATTTCGCCTGGACGCCGGCCAATGCCGAGAAGGCGCGCGAGATCATGGGCCGCTATCCGGCGGGCCGCCAGATGTCGTGCACCATCCCGTTCCTCGATCTGGCGCAGCGCCAGGTGGGTGCCGAGACGAACACCCAGGGCTGGCTGCCGGTTCCGGTGATCGAGTTCGTCGCCCGCCAGCTCGACATGCCGTACATCCGCGTGTTCGAGGTCGCGACCTTCTACACCATGTTCAACCTGGTGCCGGTCGGCCGCTACCATGTGCAGGTCTGCGGCACGACGCCGTGCATGCTGCGTGGGAGCGACGACGTGATGGCCGCGTGCAAGTCGCGCGGGCTGAAGAAGGGCCACACCACCGCGGACGGGCTGTTCACGCTGACCGAGGTCGAGTGCATGGGCAATTGCTCGTCGGCACCGATGGTGCAGATCAACGACGACAATTTCGAAGATCTCGACTATGATCGCACGCTCGCGATCCTCGACGCGCTGGCCAAGGGCGAGAGCCCCAAGACCGGCACGCAGGAGCCGGGCCGCCACACCGTCGAGCCGCTGGGCGGACCGACGACGCTCACCGCGATGGTCAATGAGAACCATGACTATCGGGGCGAATGGTGA
- a CDS encoding NADH-quinone oxidoreductase subunit C — translation MRAPAPRYAANDGVIEAAKAALGDMLVEAKDAVGEVSLTVVRETLCDAMIALRDTPGLEYQQLSEIAGVDYPQRAERFDVVYQLLSFTRNHRIRVRVTTDEEKPVPSVTDIWPVAGWLERETYDMYGVLFSGNDDLRRILTDYGFQGHPLRKDFPMTGYVEVRYSEEAKRVVYEPVNLAQDFRNFDFMSPWEGAKYVLPGDEKAAQPEAKGAPTPAKADEVVKADTAAAKSEPAQGKDTKTTESPAQTGAGQPHPGNQPGEKPKDPDVVPTKGEGQNK, via the coding sequence GTGAGGGCGCCGGCTCCCCGCTATGCCGCCAACGACGGCGTGATCGAGGCGGCCAAGGCCGCGCTCGGCGACATGCTGGTCGAGGCGAAGGATGCCGTGGGCGAGGTGTCGCTCACCGTCGTCCGCGAGACGCTGTGCGACGCGATGATCGCGCTGCGCGACACACCGGGCCTGGAATACCAGCAGCTCAGCGAGATCGCCGGCGTCGACTATCCGCAGCGCGCCGAGCGCTTCGATGTCGTCTACCAGCTGCTGTCGTTCACCCGGAACCACCGCATCCGCGTCCGCGTCACCACCGACGAGGAAAAGCCGGTGCCGAGCGTGACCGACATCTGGCCGGTCGCCGGCTGGCTTGAGCGCGAGACGTACGACATGTACGGCGTGCTGTTCTCGGGCAATGACGACCTCCGCCGCATCCTGACCGATTACGGTTTCCAGGGGCATCCGCTGCGCAAGGACTTCCCGATGACCGGGTATGTCGAAGTGCGCTATTCGGAAGAGGCGAAGCGCGTGGTCTATGAGCCGGTCAACCTGGCCCAGGACTTCCGCAACTTCGACTTCATGAGCCCGTGGGAAGGCGCCAAGTACGTCCTCCCCGGTGACGAGAAGGCTGCACAGCCGGAAGCCAAGGGTGCACCGACCCCGGCCAAGGCCGACGAGGTCGTCAAGGCCGACACCGCTGCCGCCAAGAGCGAGCCGGCGCAGGGCAAGGACACCAAGACCACCGAAAGCCCGGCCCAGACCGGCGCCGGTCAGCCGCACCCGGGCAACCAGCCCGGCGAGAAGCCCAAGGATCCGGACGTCGTCCCGACCAAGGGCGAAGGGCAGAACAAATGA
- a CDS encoding inositol monophosphatase family protein, which translates to MAAFSGLLTVMDRAARKAAPRLRRDFNEVTHLQVSRKGPADFVSMADKRAEQTLIEELRKARPDWRILAEESGELPGDPDKPRFIVDPLDGTTNFLHGIPHFAIVIAVEDPNGAQGKPEITHGLVYQPLTDESFWAEKGRGAWLQDQRLRVSARRDLSDSLIATGIPFMGHGNFAEWSRIFGAVAPEVAGIRRLGSAALDLAWVAAGRFDGYWESDLKPWDVAAGMLLVKEAGGFVTDYRGQDMAMQRNQFLAANDGLHSKLHKLIANALR; encoded by the coding sequence ATGGCAGCCTTTTCCGGCCTTCTCACCGTCATGGACCGTGCCGCACGCAAGGCGGCGCCCCGTCTGCGTCGCGACTTCAACGAGGTCACGCACCTGCAGGTCAGCCGCAAGGGCCCGGCCGATTTCGTGAGCATGGCCGACAAGCGCGCCGAGCAGACGCTGATCGAGGAACTGCGCAAGGCGCGTCCCGACTGGCGAATCCTCGCCGAAGAGAGTGGCGAGCTGCCGGGCGATCCGGACAAGCCGCGCTTCATCGTCGATCCGCTCGACGGCACCACCAACTTCCTCCACGGCATTCCGCATTTCGCGATCGTCATCGCGGTCGAGGATCCGAACGGTGCGCAGGGCAAGCCCGAGATCACCCACGGGCTGGTCTACCAGCCGCTGACCGACGAGAGCTTCTGGGCCGAGAAGGGCCGCGGCGCTTGGCTGCAGGACCAGCGGCTGCGCGTCTCGGCACGCCGCGACCTCTCGGACTCGCTGATCGCGACGGGCATCCCGTTCATGGGCCATGGCAATTTCGCCGAGTGGAGCCGCATCTTCGGTGCGGTGGCACCTGAAGTGGCAGGCATCCGCCGCCTGGGCTCAGCCGCCCTCGATCTCGCCTGGGTCGCTGCGGGCCGCTTCGACGGCTATTGGGAATCGGACCTGAAGCCCTGGGACGTCGCGGCGGGCATGCTGCTGGTCAAGGAAGCCGGTGGCTTCGTCACCGATTATCGCGGCCAGGACATGGCGATGCAGCGCAACCAGTTCCTCGCCGCCAATGACGGCCTGCACTCGAAGCTCCACAAGCTGATCGCTAACGCGCTGCGCTGA
- a CDS encoding NADH-quinone oxidoreductase subunit D, translating into MSDTVDKIMERDIDPATGDTSIANYTINFGPQHPAAHGVLRLVTELDGEIIERIDPHVGLLHRGTEKLIEYKTYTQALPYFDRFDYCSPLAMEHSYVLAVEKLLDLEVPLRGQYLRVLFAELTRICNHMLNLGSHVMDVGAMTPNLWMFEIREDCLNFFERASGARMHSNYYRVGGVRQDVPVKLLNDIAEWLDTRLPRLFGDAISLVAENRIFKQRNVDIATVSREDAIKWGFSGPMIRAAGIPWDIRRSQPYDVYDRVDFEIPVGTRGDCYDRFMVRVEEVYQSARIIKQCIQDMPEGPVLTLDRKVGAPKRGEMKQSMEALIHHFKLFTEGYHVPAGEVYVATESPKGEFGVYLVSDGTNKPYRCKVRPTAFSHLQAMDFMSKGHMLADITAILGAMDIVFGECDR; encoded by the coding sequence ATGAGCGATACCGTCGACAAGATCATGGAACGCGATATCGACCCGGCGACGGGCGATACCTCGATCGCGAACTACACGATCAACTTCGGCCCGCAGCATCCCGCGGCGCACGGCGTGCTCCGTCTCGTCACCGAACTGGACGGCGAGATCATCGAGCGCATCGATCCGCATGTCGGCCTGCTTCACCGCGGCACCGAGAAGCTGATCGAGTACAAGACCTACACCCAGGCGCTGCCGTATTTCGACCGCTTCGATTACTGCTCGCCGCTGGCGATGGAGCACAGCTATGTGCTCGCGGTCGAGAAGCTGCTCGATCTCGAGGTGCCGCTGCGCGGCCAGTATCTGCGCGTGCTGTTCGCCGAGCTGACCCGCATCTGCAACCACATGCTGAACCTCGGTTCGCACGTCATGGACGTCGGCGCGATGACGCCGAACCTGTGGATGTTCGAGATCCGCGAGGATTGCCTGAATTTCTTCGAGCGGGCTTCGGGTGCGCGCATGCACTCGAACTATTACCGCGTCGGCGGGGTTCGCCAGGACGTGCCGGTCAAGCTGCTGAACGACATTGCGGAGTGGCTCGACACGCGCCTGCCGCGCCTGTTCGGCGACGCGATCAGCCTGGTCGCCGAGAACCGCATCTTCAAGCAGCGCAACGTCGACATCGCGACGGTGAGCCGCGAGGACGCGATCAAGTGGGGCTTCTCCGGCCCGATGATCCGCGCCGCCGGTATCCCTTGGGATATCCGCCGTTCGCAGCCGTACGACGTGTACGACCGCGTCGACTTCGAGATCCCGGTCGGCACCCGCGGCGATTGCTATGATCGCTTCATGGTTCGCGTCGAGGAAGTCTACCAGTCGGCCCGCATCATCAAGCAGTGCATCCAGGACATGCCGGAAGGCCCGGTCCTGACGCTCGACCGCAAGGTCGGTGCGCCGAAGCGCGGCGAGATGAAGCAGTCGATGGAAGCGCTGATCCATCACTTCAAGCTCTTCACCGAAGGCTATCACGTGCCGGCGGGCGAAGTGTATGTCGCGACCGAAAGCCCCAAGGGCGAGTTCGGCGTGTATCTGGTGTCCGACGGCACCAACAAACCCTATCGCTGCAAGGTGCGCCCGACCGCGTTCAGCCACCTGCAGGCGATGGACTTCATGTCCAAGGGGCACATGCTGGCGGACATCACCGCCATCCTGGGCGCCATGGATATCGTTTTCGGTGAATGTGACCGCTGA
- a CDS encoding chemotaxis protein CheW: MGTELTAPVGEAGRRHIDVGLLQLCGIELAVPVDWVREVVPCPIAMGPCFGSHPALIGSIGVRGDVIPVVDVTVLLGFGERTGRGGTIVVLRKDDVLLGLRIDTVSGLYRIPVSSVRELVDSGGAARLVDRAFAREANLVGILDPDALFAMPGLPLVRCHVLEADSAALARARPFVLVTVAGVDIAIDSHLVESTAPAISLRRCAVPAPGWARNVNYLGREVRVFDQLATLGLDGATPEESLGPVILLRIAPDKLVGWHVESVRSVARIPDDKFGPVPAGLAQRSALFAGIATDPAGGQNLVLDSAAVCADPAIKAMAALCRAPAQTDDRVSRATREGAASNNAFLIYDTGARLLATPLDAIREVVPFRGLSSRVEDYSGLCGLTDHRGAPISVYGVEPGVQPDQAKLLIIARDREGEGARGFLAQRLATIINAPALPVPGGSPGARFVPATIDGTAHSIRIHTLG; encoded by the coding sequence ATGGGGACCGAGCTCACCGCACCGGTGGGAGAGGCGGGGCGGCGCCATATCGACGTCGGGCTGCTCCAGCTGTGCGGTATCGAACTGGCGGTGCCGGTGGACTGGGTGCGCGAAGTCGTGCCCTGCCCGATCGCGATGGGGCCGTGCTTCGGCAGCCATCCGGCGCTGATCGGCTCGATCGGGGTGCGCGGCGACGTCATCCCGGTGGTCGACGTCACCGTGCTGCTGGGCTTTGGCGAGCGCACCGGGCGGGGCGGCACGATCGTGGTGCTGCGCAAGGACGACGTGCTGCTGGGCCTCAGGATCGATACCGTCTCCGGCCTGTATCGCATCCCCGTGTCGTCGGTGCGCGAACTGGTCGACTCCGGCGGCGCGGCGCGGCTGGTCGATCGGGCCTTTGCGCGCGAGGCGAATCTCGTCGGCATTCTCGACCCCGATGCGCTGTTCGCGATGCCCGGCCTTCCGCTCGTGCGCTGCCACGTGCTCGAGGCAGACAGTGCCGCGCTCGCACGCGCACGTCCGTTCGTGCTGGTGACCGTGGCCGGGGTCGACATCGCGATCGACAGCCATCTGGTGGAAAGCACCGCGCCCGCGATCAGCTTGCGCCGCTGTGCCGTTCCCGCGCCCGGCTGGGCGCGCAACGTCAATTATCTCGGCCGCGAGGTGCGTGTCTTCGATCAACTCGCCACGCTGGGACTCGACGGCGCGACTCCGGAAGAATCGCTGGGACCGGTGATCCTGCTGCGGATCGCACCGGATAAGCTGGTAGGCTGGCATGTCGAGAGCGTGCGCAGCGTCGCTCGCATTCCGGACGACAAGTTCGGCCCGGTGCCGGCCGGGCTAGCACAGCGCAGCGCGCTGTTCGCGGGGATCGCCACCGATCCCGCCGGCGGCCAGAATCTCGTGCTCGACAGCGCGGCGGTGTGCGCTGATCCGGCGATCAAGGCGATGGCCGCGCTGTGTCGCGCGCCGGCCCAGACCGATGACCGGGTGAGCCGCGCCACCCGAGAAGGGGCCGCCTCCAACAACGCCTTCCTGATCTACGATACCGGCGCGCGGCTGCTCGCCACCCCGCTGGACGCGATCCGTGAGGTCGTGCCGTTTCGCGGGCTTTCCTCGCGAGTCGAGGATTATTCCGGGCTGTGCGGGCTGACCGATCATCGCGGTGCGCCGATATCTGTCTACGGCGTCGAGCCGGGCGTCCAGCCCGACCAGGCCAAGCTGCTGATCATCGCGCGGGACCGGGAAGGGGAGGGCGCACGCGGCTTCCTCGCGCAGCGACTGGCGACGATCATCAACGCCCCGGCGCTCCCTGTACCAGGGGGTAGTCCGGGCGCCCGTTTCGTTCCGGCAACGATCGACGGCACTGCGCATTCCATCCGGATTCATACGCTTGGCTAG